One window of Flavobacterium dauae genomic DNA carries:
- a CDS encoding SDR family NAD(P)-dependent oxidoreductase — MNKQKIALVTGGSRGIGRDIALNLAKKGLDVIITYLSNESAANEVVEQIKSYGNKAAALQLDVAAYEAYAPFFSEKLSPLLKNNFNNSQLDYLINNAGAIAFSPFENATIDQFKEMIHIHLMAPFFITQHALQMMNDGGGIVNISTGLTRFSTPGFAAYASMKGGLEVLTRYQAKELGTRKIRANSVAPGAIETDILGGAVRDNKDMNAALAAETTLGRVGLPKDIGAVVAFLCTEEAYWINAQRIEVSGGSNL, encoded by the coding sequence ATGAACAAACAGAAAATTGCTTTAGTAACCGGCGGAAGCCGTGGAATAGGTCGGGATATAGCGCTTAACCTGGCAAAAAAGGGCTTAGATGTAATTATCACCTACCTATCCAATGAAAGCGCAGCCAATGAGGTTGTCGAACAAATAAAATCCTATGGGAATAAAGCAGCGGCTTTACAATTGGACGTTGCTGCCTATGAAGCTTATGCCCCTTTTTTTTCGGAGAAATTATCACCACTGTTAAAAAACAATTTCAACAACTCACAATTAGACTATCTGATAAACAACGCAGGAGCTATTGCTTTTTCACCTTTTGAAAATGCTACAATCGATCAATTTAAGGAGATGATACATATCCATCTGATGGCACCCTTCTTTATTACCCAACATGCTTTACAAATGATGAACGACGGAGGAGGAATTGTGAATATTTCAACTGGGTTAACGCGTTTTTCCACACCAGGGTTTGCGGCATATGCCTCTATGAAGGGTGGACTTGAAGTGCTTACCAGATATCAGGCTAAAGAATTGGGGACACGAAAAATCCGTGCAAATTCAGTAGCTCCAGGCGCTATCGAGACCGATATTTTAGGAGGTGCCGTGAGGGACAATAAAGACATGAATGCAGCACTGGCTGCTGAAACAACCCTGGGGCGAGTTGGTTTGCCTAAAGATATCGGCGCTGTAGTTGCTTTTCTCTGTACTGAAGAAGCCTATTGGATCAATGCTCAACGAATTGAGGTGTCAGGTGGTAGTAACTTGTGA
- a CDS encoding helix-turn-helix domain-containing protein, producing the protein MEEIIQVKTISEFHRLYNLPKPLHPLISLVDYVEMYNGVTVKCWSQSFYSIALKKNVLGKFNYGQLPYDFDEGLMSFFSPGQILNIKFNDDLPRQEPSGWILLIHPDFLWNTTLAKTIKGYEYFGYAINEALFLSEREEDSMGILLDSIREEYSRNMDDFSKRIIISQIELLLNYADRYYKRQFITRERSNHELLTRFEELLELYFNETNDRERVLPTVQYFSEKLNKTPDYLSSVLKNTTGSNASQHIQFKIIEVAKLKLSTTTLTVSEIAYNLGFEQPQSLSKLFKKVTRQTPLEFRSLYQRHM; encoded by the coding sequence ATGGAGGAAATCATTCAAGTCAAAACCATTAGCGAATTTCACCGTCTGTATAATTTACCTAAGCCTTTACATCCGTTAATCAGCTTGGTAGATTACGTCGAAATGTATAATGGGGTAACGGTTAAGTGTTGGTCACAGTCATTCTATTCCATTGCATTAAAGAAGAATGTACTGGGAAAGTTTAATTATGGACAGTTGCCCTATGACTTCGATGAGGGTCTGATGTCATTTTTTTCACCAGGACAGATCCTAAATATTAAATTCAACGATGACTTACCCAGACAGGAGCCATCGGGATGGATACTGCTTATCCATCCCGATTTTTTATGGAATACCACGCTGGCCAAAACGATAAAGGGATATGAATATTTCGGGTATGCCATTAATGAGGCGCTTTTCCTGTCTGAGAGAGAGGAGGATAGTATGGGTATTCTTTTGGATAGCATCCGCGAAGAATACAGCAGGAATATGGATGATTTCAGTAAAAGGATTATCATCTCCCAGATCGAACTCTTGCTGAATTATGCAGATCGCTACTACAAAAGACAATTCATTACGCGAGAACGTAGTAATCACGAATTACTCACAAGATTTGAAGAATTACTGGAGCTATATTTCAACGAAACAAACGATAGGGAACGGGTGCTTCCGACAGTACAGTATTTCAGCGAAAAATTGAACAAAACCCCCGATTATCTGAGTAGCGTGTTGAAAAATACAACAGGTAGTAATGCCAGTCAACATATACAGTTCAAAATTATAGAGGTGGCCAAACTCAAGCTCTCTACTACGACACTTACCGTAAGCGAGATCGCCTATAACTTAGGATTTGAACAACCACAATCATTGAGCAAGCTATTCAAAAAGGTTACACGCCAGACCCCTCTTGAATTCAGGAGTTTATATCAGCGACATATGTAA
- a CDS encoding Crp/Fnr family transcriptional regulator produces MNEAKKNTEKWSILSHLFKKIEIPAKTTLLEEGEISKKMFFVEKGCLRTWINNNGKDITTQFFFEGSGVSSIESFMTNKPSLYSIETIEPCVLQTITLKEFQEALMSLPDIKDNILEHLFQRLLQSQNLFFSYLKNSPQKRYEELIKQHPYIIQRIPQHYIASYLGITSVSLSRIRNRR; encoded by the coding sequence ATGAACGAAGCAAAAAAAAATACCGAAAAGTGGAGTATTCTTAGTCATCTTTTTAAAAAAATAGAGATTCCTGCTAAAACTACTCTTCTTGAAGAAGGTGAAATTTCCAAAAAAATGTTTTTCGTGGAAAAAGGTTGTTTACGAACTTGGATTAATAATAACGGAAAAGATATAACAACTCAATTTTTCTTTGAAGGTAGTGGTGTGTCGTCTATTGAAAGTTTTATGACAAACAAACCTAGTCTATATAGTATAGAAACGATTGAACCTTGTGTGCTACAAACTATTACTCTGAAGGAATTTCAAGAAGCATTAATGAGTTTGCCGGATATTAAAGATAATATACTTGAACATCTATTTCAACGGCTTCTACAAAGTCAAAATCTTTTTTTTTCCTATCTGAAAAACTCACCTCAAAAAAGGTATGAAGAGCTTATTAAGCAACATCCATACATTATTCAGCGTATTCCGCAACATTATATCGCGTCCTATTTAGGTATAACTTCTGTTTCATTAAGCAGGATACGAAACAGACGATAA
- a CDS encoding winged helix-turn-helix transcriptional regulator has product MNLQLKELEAYGVVRKVIYPVLPPKVEYFLTEVGESLLPLVEMMENWGSDFMNDFYKRQENINSETILMET; this is encoded by the coding sequence TTGAACTTACAACTTAAAGAGTTGGAGGCATATGGTGTTGTTAGAAAAGTTATTTATCCGGTACTCCCTCCTAAGGTTGAATATTTTTTAACTGAAGTAGGCGAATCGCTTTTACCCCTTGTTGAAATGATGGAAAACTGGGGAAGTGATTTTATGAATGATTTTTATAAGAGACAAGAGAATATAAACTCTGAAACTATTCTCATGGAAACATGA
- the dnaK gene encoding molecular chaperone DnaK — protein MSKIIGIDLGTTNSCVAVMEGNEAVVIPNAEGKRTTPSVIAFVEGGEIKVGDPAKRQAVTNPTKTIASIKRYMGEKFSEVQDEVNHTAYKVVKGDNDTPRVDIDGRLYTPQELSAMTLQKMKKTAEDYLGQTVTQAVITVPAYFNDAQRQATKEAGQIAGLEVMRIINEPTAAALAYGLDKGGQDKKIAVYDLGGGTFDISILELGDGVFEVLSTNGDTHLGGDDFDQVIIDWLANEFNTTEGVDLRKDPMALQRLKEAAEKAKIELSSSAQTEINLPYVTATATGPKHLVQTLTRAKFEQLADNLVRRSMEPCKKALNDAGLSISDIDEVILVGGSTRIPVIQEQVEKFFGKKPSKGVNPDEVVALGAAIQGGVLTGDVKDVLLLDVTPLSLGIETMGGVFTKLIESNTTIPTKKSQVFSTAVDNQPSVEIHVLQGERPMANDNKTIGRFHLDGIPPAQRGVPQIEVTFDIDANGIIKVSATDKGTGKSHDIRIEASSGLTPEEIEKMKKEAEANAEADKKAKETADKLNEADGMIFQTEKQLTEFGDKLSEGNKANIQAALEDLKKAYETRDVATIQPALDKINEAWKAASEEMYKAQADGQQGGAQQAQPNQDGSDATQDVDYEEVK, from the coding sequence ATGAGTAAAATAATTGGAATTGACTTAGGAACTACCAACTCTTGTGTTGCTGTAATGGAAGGTAACGAAGCGGTTGTTATTCCAAATGCAGAGGGTAAAAGAACAACGCCATCTGTAATTGCCTTTGTTGAAGGCGGAGAAATTAAAGTGGGTGATCCTGCAAAACGTCAGGCGGTAACCAACCCTACAAAAACAATTGCTTCTATTAAACGTTATATGGGAGAGAAGTTCTCTGAAGTTCAAGACGAAGTAAACCACACAGCTTATAAAGTTGTTAAAGGCGATAATGATACACCACGTGTTGATATTGATGGACGTTTATACACGCCACAAGAATTATCGGCAATGACGTTACAAAAAATGAAAAAAACGGCTGAAGACTATTTAGGTCAAACAGTTACACAAGCGGTTATTACAGTTCCTGCATATTTTAACGATGCACAACGCCAAGCTACTAAAGAAGCCGGACAAATTGCAGGTTTAGAAGTAATGCGTATTATTAACGAACCTACTGCTGCTGCGTTAGCTTACGGTTTAGATAAAGGTGGGCAAGACAAGAAAATTGCTGTTTACGATTTAGGTGGAGGTACATTTGATATCTCGATCTTAGAATTAGGTGACGGTGTATTTGAAGTATTGTCAACTAACGGAGACACTCATTTAGGAGGTGACGATTTTGACCAAGTAATTATCGATTGGTTAGCAAACGAATTCAATACTACAGAAGGTGTTGATTTACGTAAAGATCCAATGGCGTTACAACGTTTAAAAGAAGCTGCAGAGAAAGCAAAAATCGAGTTGTCGTCTTCTGCACAAACAGAAATTAACTTACCATACGTAACTGCTACCGCTACAGGTCCTAAACACTTGGTACAAACGTTAACTCGTGCAAAATTCGAGCAATTAGCTGATAATTTAGTACGCCGTTCTATGGAGCCTTGTAAAAAAGCGTTAAACGATGCAGGTTTATCAATCTCTGATATCGATGAGGTAATCTTAGTAGGTGGATCAACGCGTATTCCGGTAATTCAGGAACAAGTAGAAAAATTCTTCGGTAAAAAACCATCAAAAGGAGTAAATCCAGACGAAGTTGTTGCTTTAGGAGCTGCAATTCAAGGTGGTGTTTTAACAGGTGATGTAAAAGATGTATTGTTGTTAGACGTTACACCTTTATCATTAGGAATTGAAACTATGGGAGGTGTTTTTACGAAATTAATCGAATCAAACACAACCATTCCAACTAAAAAATCACAAGTGTTTTCTACAGCGGTAGATAACCAACCATCGGTAGAAATTCACGTGTTGCAAGGTGAACGCCCAATGGCGAATGATAATAAAACAATTGGTCGTTTTCATTTAGACGGAATCCCGCCAGCACAACGCGGAGTACCTCAAATTGAAGTTACTTTTGATATTGATGCCAACGGTATCATTAAAGTATCAGCAACCGATAAAGGAACAGGAAAATCACACGATATCCGTATCGAAGCTTCTTCAGGTTTAACTCCAGAAGAAATCGAAAAAATGAAGAAAGAAGCCGAAGCAAATGCCGAAGCGGATAAAAAAGCTAAAGAAACGGCTGATAAATTAAATGAAGCTGATGGAATGATTTTCCAAACAGAAAAACAATTGACAGAGTTTGGCGATAAATTATCAGAAGGAAATAAAGCAAACATTCAAGCTGCTTTAGAAGATTTGAAAAAAGCATACGAAACTCGTGATGTAGCTACCATTCAACCAGCTTTAGATAAAATCAACGAAGCGTGGAAAGCAGCTTCAGAAGAAATGTACAAAGCACAAGCAGACGGTCAACAAGGTGGTGCACAACAAGCACAACCAAACCAAGACGGTAGCGATGCTACACAAGATGTAGATTACGAAGAAGTGAAGTAA
- a CDS encoding T9SS type A sorting domain-containing protein: MAKKLLLFFIYCFFINGLIAQPNLEWYGNYSRPILRGNSWQFDNNNNLYFIGTFEKGFDFDINSSNEYYYINPATNQKDHSSGIAKYNINGELLWVKVLPPDYDYLSVPQYVKIQGNTIYAIYSLSKDRAAALNFDKPDYKIYSDDDVSMVVAQYDLNGRFKRVDNILFLEKWFFAENIVVKKFIIDKEGNYHISGDFQGSINFDGKNRSNNYHVDYQETVFYVKYSKNFNVLQHFVLDSDTFAYMFECDLDKDNNVYLIGMFKGTLDLDPSKGNHIIHSGYISHNIVDTSNFIVKIDKEGKYVWGKKPDFTLTRGMLIDTKDNLYIGAAFLGEKNLNINGKEMLYESPKYQNGHSFLSFIGKYDLNGNLKWIKTIQNGGTLKFYYKEGIKYAIIGGNNGKVVLENGDELDFTQKGRQEGVIMFNDKELKKLYIFQSEAWNYIFGIDQKGGYIVTSGVYRDDTGYNGEREYINEMKIPEYDALFEKDENRKSQGFVVLVSNAEINEDEIEQPGSGTAPNLRFVIYPNPSNGQFVIEVDGYLFGTTYKIFDESGRKIYEGKIAQQKNEISINVATGVYAISFYRDDEIMKSHKIIIKQ; encoded by the coding sequence ATGGCTAAAAAACTACTTTTATTTTTTATTTACTGCTTTTTTATTAATGGCTTAATTGCACAACCTAATTTGGAGTGGTATGGTAATTATTCAAGACCAATTCTTAGAGGAAACTCATGGCAGTTTGACAATAACAATAATCTGTATTTTATTGGAACTTTTGAAAAAGGATTTGATTTCGATATAAATTCATCAAATGAGTATTATTACATCAATCCTGCTACCAATCAAAAAGACCATTCATCTGGTATTGCAAAATATAACATAAATGGTGAATTGTTATGGGTAAAAGTCTTACCGCCTGATTATGATTACTTATCTGTTCCTCAATATGTAAAAATACAAGGAAATACTATTTACGCTATATATTCGTTGTCTAAAGATCGCGCCGCAGCTCTTAACTTTGATAAACCTGATTATAAAATTTATTCTGATGATGATGTAAGTATGGTTGTTGCCCAATATGATTTAAATGGTAGGTTTAAGAGAGTCGATAATATTCTATTTCTTGAAAAATGGTTTTTTGCAGAGAACATTGTTGTTAAAAAATTCATCATTGACAAAGAAGGTAATTACCATATTAGTGGTGATTTTCAAGGTAGTATTAATTTTGATGGTAAAAACAGATCAAATAATTATCATGTAGATTATCAAGAAACCGTATTTTATGTAAAGTATTCCAAAAATTTTAACGTTCTTCAGCATTTTGTGTTAGATTCTGATACATTTGCTTACATGTTTGAATGTGATTTAGACAAAGATAACAACGTGTATCTTATAGGAATGTTTAAAGGAACGCTTGATTTAGACCCGAGTAAAGGTAACCATATAATTCATTCGGGTTATATTTCTCATAATATTGTTGATACTTCAAATTTTATTGTGAAAATAGATAAAGAAGGAAAGTATGTTTGGGGTAAAAAACCTGATTTTACTCTAACAAGGGGTATGTTAATTGATACTAAGGATAACTTGTATATTGGTGCTGCGTTTTTAGGTGAAAAAAATTTAAATATCAACGGAAAAGAAATGCTTTACGAATCGCCAAAATATCAAAATGGGCACTCATTTCTTTCTTTTATAGGCAAATACGACTTAAATGGAAATTTAAAATGGATAAAAACAATACAAAATGGTGGAACACTAAAGTTTTACTATAAAGAGGGGATAAAATATGCTATAATAGGCGGAAATAATGGTAAAGTAGTATTAGAAAATGGTGACGAACTTGATTTTACACAAAAGGGGAGGCAAGAAGGTGTTATTATGTTTAATGACAAAGAACTAAAAAAACTATACATATTTCAGAGTGAAGCATGGAATTATATCTTTGGTATAGATCAAAAAGGAGGTTATATTGTAACCAGCGGTGTTTACCGTGATGATACTGGTTACAATGGAGAAAGAGAATATATTAATGAAATGAAGATACCTGAATATGATGCACTTTTTGAAAAAGATGAAAATAGAAAATCACAGGGTTTTGTTGTTTTAGTTTCAAACGCTGAAATTAATGAAGACGAAATAGAGCAGCCAGGTAGTGGTACCGCACCTAACTTACGTTTCGTCATTTATCCAAATCCTTCTAATGGTCAATTTGTAATTGAAGTTGATGGCTATTTGTTTGGAACCACTTACAAAATATTCGATGAATCGGGTAGAAAAATCTATGAAGGTAAAATTGCACAACAAAAAAATGAAATTTCAATAAACGTTGCAACTGGTGTTTACGCTATTTCATTTTATCGAGATGATGAAATTATGAAGTCTCATAAAATAATCATTAAACAGTAA
- a CDS encoding L-serine ammonia-lyase, which produces MECISVFDMLKIGVGPSSSHTLGPWRAAERFIAELKELNIFDKTERVTVDLYGSLSLTGIGHATDLAVMLGLSGADPEYVPVDAISGIIDQIKQTNTLNLGNAVQIQFNPSENIVFNKNFLPFHANGLTFTAFYQGEEYVSTFYSIGGGFVVKEESAENTENNEIKATFPFPVDKADELLAFCKQENKSISELVYENELSLRSPEEIDHELMRIWNTMLECIYIGCHTEGTLPGGLNVRRRAYDTYQKLKGDLPYNNPQEWLQTIRKTKVYFRQILKWVSCFALAVNEVNASLGRVVTAPTNGSAGVIPAVLMYYMVIENHKAGEKEIKQFLMVAGEIGSIFKKGATISAAMGGCQAEIGVSSAMAAAALCELMGGTPEQVTVAAEIAMEHHLGLTCDPIGGLVQIPCIERNTMGAIKAINAAELALDTDPKNAKVPLDKVVNTMWQTAQDMNNKYKETSEGGLAIAVNMADC; this is translated from the coding sequence ATGGAATGTATTTCGGTTTTTGATATGTTAAAAATTGGCGTTGGTCCATCGAGTTCCCACACTTTAGGTCCGTGGCGTGCTGCCGAACGCTTTATTGCCGAATTAAAAGAGTTGAATATTTTTGATAAAACAGAACGCGTTACCGTTGATTTATACGGATCACTTTCGTTAACCGGAATTGGGCACGCTACCGATTTGGCTGTTATGCTGGGATTAAGCGGTGCCGATCCGGAATATGTTCCTGTTGATGCTATTTCTGGAATCATCGATCAAATCAAGCAAACAAATACCTTAAACTTAGGAAACGCTGTTCAAATACAGTTTAACCCAAGTGAAAATATTGTTTTCAACAAAAACTTTTTACCATTTCATGCCAACGGTTTAACGTTTACAGCATTTTATCAGGGTGAAGAATATGTATCAACCTTCTACTCTATTGGTGGTGGATTTGTTGTAAAAGAAGAATCGGCAGAAAATACAGAAAACAACGAAATTAAGGCTACTTTTCCTTTTCCTGTTGATAAAGCCGATGAACTTTTGGCATTTTGCAAACAAGAAAACAAATCGATATCAGAACTGGTTTACGAAAACGAATTATCCTTACGATCTCCCGAAGAAATCGATCATGAATTAATGCGTATCTGGAACACTATGCTAGAGTGCATCTATATTGGCTGCCATACCGAAGGAACACTTCCGGGCGGATTGAATGTTCGCAGACGTGCTTATGATACCTACCAAAAATTAAAAGGAGATTTACCTTATAACAATCCGCAAGAATGGCTGCAAACCATTCGTAAAACAAAAGTTTATTTCCGTCAGATTTTAAAATGGGTAAGTTGTTTTGCATTGGCTGTTAACGAAGTAAACGCATCGTTAGGACGTGTAGTTACTGCACCAACCAACGGAAGTGCAGGTGTAATACCAGCCGTTTTAATGTATTATATGGTGATAGAAAACCACAAAGCGGGTGAAAAAGAAATAAAGCAGTTTTTAATGGTTGCCGGCGAAATTGGAAGTATTTTCAAAAAAGGTGCTACTATTTCTGCTGCAATGGGCGGTTGTCAGGCCGAAATTGGCGTATCTTCTGCAATGGCTGCTGCGGCATTGTGTGAATTAATGGGCGGAACTCCAGAACAAGTTACCGTTGCCGCTGAGATTGCTATGGAACATCATTTAGGTTTAACGTGCGACCCAATTGGCGGTTTAGTACAAATTCCGTGTATTGAACGCAACACTATGGGTGCTATTAAAGCGATTAACGCTGCCGAACTGGCATTAGACACCGATCCTAAAAACGCAAAAGTTCCGTTAGATAAAGTGGTAAATACTATGTGGCAAACCGCACAAGATATGAACAATAAATACAAAGAAACAAGTGAAGGCGGTTTGGCAATTGCTGTTAATATGGCCGATTGTTAG
- a CDS encoding SH3 domain-containing protein yields the protein MKKLIVLFVFATLSVNAQRKYISTPTVAYNNEKGSKAVGIFLRGASIDSYEFLQNEYVYKVYTPHTETIYITDTYNVKDHLNAKDDYQPSPAIIIENDGYYGSPHLFTTVASLKIRELPNSSSAVVGNLLNGTPVPIYYYPYNAESWIPVQIDDKKGYIPVKYVGKRPDLSDLKKQYKKAETLEDQKKFAERILELGWNSNAQENEAALRLYAEFASKNNQPEVAEICLLQADVLKNIPKDDFNLPIKLMKEKQFGFTINNEVEPEKGFKKAFLETNLGKIKDQYTNLDDCALGDYESNIFFNSVECIGHDVNKTYHIRSMEMINNNGFKLKNTYLSDTTTTNEFLKTGVGLISSINPLTNSYYISNDYMSYEFQFKNNMLFKVTAHYYC from the coding sequence ATGAAAAAGCTTATTGTATTATTTGTATTCGCAACTTTGTCGGTTAATGCACAACGAAAATACATTTCTACCCCAACCGTTGCATACAATAACGAAAAAGGATCGAAAGCTGTGGGTATTTTTTTACGTGGCGCGTCAATTGATTCGTATGAATTTCTTCAGAATGAATACGTTTACAAAGTTTACACACCGCATACCGAAACCATTTACATTACCGATACTTACAATGTAAAAGATCATTTAAACGCAAAAGATGATTACCAACCATCTCCAGCTATTATTATAGAAAACGATGGTTATTATGGATCACCTCATTTGTTTACAACGGTTGCAAGTCTTAAAATTCGTGAATTGCCTAACAGTTCTTCCGCTGTCGTAGGAAATCTATTGAATGGAACTCCTGTCCCTATTTACTACTATCCTTATAATGCAGAATCTTGGATTCCGGTGCAGATCGATGATAAAAAAGGGTATATTCCTGTGAAATATGTTGGTAAACGCCCAGATTTATCCGATTTAAAAAAGCAGTACAAAAAAGCAGAAACGTTAGAAGATCAAAAGAAATTTGCCGAACGTATTTTAGAATTGGGTTGGAACAGCAATGCACAAGAAAACGAAGCGGCTTTGCGTTTGTATGCCGAATTTGCATCAAAAAATAATCAACCAGAAGTTGCCGAAATTTGTTTATTACAAGCCGATGTACTAAAAAACATTCCGAAAGACGATTTTAATCTTCCGATAAAATTAATGAAGGAAAAACAATTTGGGTTTACAATAAACAATGAAGTAGAACCTGAGAAAGGGTTTAAAAAAGCTTTTTTGGAAACAAATTTAGGAAAGATTAAAGATCAATATACCAATTTAGACGATTGTGCTTTGGGTGATTATGAATCTAACATATTTTTTAATTCGGTAGAATGCATTGGACACGATGTAAACAAAACCTACCACATACGATCTATGGAAATGATAAACAACAACGGTTTCAAGCTTAAAAACACTTATTTAAGCGATACAACAACTACCAACGAATTTTTAAAAACCGGTGTAGGATTGATTTCATCTATAAATCCGCTTACCAATTCGTATTATATCAGTAATGATTATATGTCGTACGAATTTCAATTTAAAAACAATATGCTTTTTAAAGTAACGGCTCATTATTACTGTTAA
- a CDS encoding shikimate kinase, producing MQKIILVGYMGSGKTTIGKELSLLTGLPFVDLDTYITEKENLSIQEIFKIKGEIYFRKQEHFWLNELLSLNISIIISLGGGTPCYANNHIHLQNKAFLSFYLKANISTLVNRLKDTKNRPLLNNIDDLPSYIAQHLFERSYFYNFSQYKIDVNNKEINNICNEILEIINLKN from the coding sequence ATGCAAAAAATTATTTTAGTAGGATATATGGGAAGCGGCAAAACAACAATTGGTAAAGAGTTGAGTCTTTTAACAGGATTACCATTTGTAGATTTAGACACTTATATCACTGAAAAAGAAAATTTATCGATTCAAGAAATTTTTAAAATAAAAGGTGAAATTTACTTCAGAAAACAGGAGCATTTTTGGTTAAATGAACTATTATCTTTAAACATCTCTATAATAATAAGTTTAGGAGGCGGTACACCTTGCTATGCTAATAATCATATACATTTGCAAAATAAAGCATTTTTATCATTTTATTTAAAAGCAAATATCTCAACTTTAGTAAATCGGTTAAAGGATACTAAAAACAGACCTTTATTAAATAATATAGACGATTTGCCGTCATATATTGCTCAACATTTGTTTGAACGGTCTTATTTTTATAACTTTTCACAATATAAAATCGATGTAAACAACAAAGAAATTAATAACATTTGTAATGAAATTTTAGAAATAATTAATCTAAAGAACTAA